One Halarcobacter ebronensis genomic window carries:
- the polA gene encoding DNA polymerase I: MKKTITIIDTFGFLFRSYFALPPLKSKDGFPTGLLTGFMNFISNIGKDFQTDYLVFALDAKGDTFRNEIYNQYKAHRPDVPEDLLKQLPIAIEWIEKMGFKTAMQSGFEADDIIASIVHDAKIKDLEVRIVSHDKDLYQLIDDDRVYLFDPIKKSVINEDKCFEKYGVRPKQFIDYQSLLGDSADNVPGVKGVGAKTAEALIKEYGSLDAIYENIESIEKARWKTLLEEGKEMAYISKQLVTLHTECHNIEEIDNYTLPIENPILKIADILQEYDLSRVLDRVNKEGLNYKTKIPEKTVKEDEKIEYITLDEERKLFNVIDNIPNDTIVSFDTETTDLDTKNATLVGFSFCFEKNRAYYIPINHNYLGVTKQVDIDVAKKAIEKLNDKKLVLQNFKYDYAVIKNQLEIELKLYADTMILAWLLNSSEKIGLDALAEKFFDHEMIAFKDVVKKGEDFSNVDIIEATKYAAEDALYTYKLYFKLLEEFDKIDAKKLVDIAFKYEFDFIYVLEYMENNGIKVDTNKFKLLKESNGKFIQNLTSKIYESAGSEFNINSPKQLGEILFDLLKLPPSKKSKSGYSTNEVVLQKLKEEHSIIPLLLEYREASKLQSTYIKPLLELGLKNKENRVYTSFLQTGTATGRLSSKNPNLQNIPVRSDAGGEIRSAFIPKDGYKLVGIDYSQIELRLLAHFSQDEALVEAFRQDKDIHRQTAVKIFGEELADSKRAIAKSINFGLLYGMGSRKLGDTLGIPAKEAKVYIDAYFENFVSVKEYLKSIENRAMTDGYVETLLGRRRVFDFDSANEMMKAAFLRESVNTLFQGSAADLIKLSMLEIYKKYKNDADVKMLLQIHDELIFEVKEENVDKITKNIVEIMENIYKLIIPLKVSKSIGNSWQELK, from the coding sequence ATGAAAAAAACTATAACTATAATTGATACATTTGGGTTTTTATTTAGAAGCTATTTTGCATTACCTCCTTTAAAATCGAAAGATGGATTTCCAACAGGCTTATTAACTGGTTTTATGAATTTTATTTCAAATATTGGAAAAGATTTTCAAACAGATTATTTAGTATTTGCCCTTGATGCAAAGGGAGATACTTTTAGAAATGAGATTTATAACCAATATAAGGCACACAGACCTGATGTTCCTGAAGATTTGTTAAAACAACTTCCTATTGCAATTGAGTGGATAGAAAAAATGGGATTTAAAACTGCAATGCAAAGTGGTTTTGAGGCCGATGATATTATTGCTTCAATTGTTCATGATGCAAAAATAAAAGATTTGGAAGTAAGAATTGTTTCCCATGACAAGGATTTATATCAGTTAATTGATGATGACAGAGTATATCTGTTTGATCCAATCAAAAAAAGCGTAATAAATGAAGATAAATGCTTTGAAAAGTATGGTGTTAGACCTAAGCAATTTATTGATTACCAATCTTTATTAGGAGATAGTGCAGATAATGTTCCAGGAGTAAAAGGTGTTGGAGCAAAAACAGCAGAGGCTTTAATTAAAGAGTATGGCTCATTAGATGCAATTTATGAGAATATTGAGAGTATTGAAAAAGCAAGATGGAAAACCCTTCTTGAAGAGGGTAAAGAGATGGCATATATCTCAAAACAACTTGTAACTTTACATACTGAATGTCACAATATTGAAGAGATTGATAACTATACCTTACCAATAGAAAACCCTATCCTTAAAATCGCAGATATCCTTCAGGAGTATGATTTAAGTAGAGTTCTTGATAGAGTAAATAAAGAGGGACTAAATTATAAAACAAAAATTCCTGAAAAAACTGTAAAAGAGGATGAAAAAATCGAATATATCACTTTAGATGAAGAGAGGAAACTCTTTAATGTAATTGATAATATTCCAAATGATACAATAGTTTCTTTTGATACTGAAACAACAGATTTAGATACAAAAAACGCAACATTGGTTGGTTTTTCTTTCTGTTTTGAAAAAAATAGAGCTTACTATATTCCAATAAATCATAACTATTTAGGAGTTACAAAACAAGTAGATATAGATGTAGCTAAAAAAGCAATAGAGAAATTAAATGATAAAAAACTTGTATTGCAAAATTTTAAATATGATTATGCCGTTATAAAAAATCAATTGGAAATTGAGCTGAAACTTTATGCTGATACAATGATACTTGCTTGGCTTTTAAATAGCAGTGAAAAGATTGGTCTTGATGCTTTAGCTGAGAAATTTTTTGATCATGAAATGATTGCTTTTAAAGATGTGGTTAAAAAAGGAGAAGATTTCTCAAATGTAGATATTATTGAAGCAACAAAATATGCTGCTGAAGATGCTCTTTACACTTATAAACTATATTTTAAACTATTAGAAGAGTTTGATAAAATTGATGCAAAAAAGTTAGTTGATATTGCTTTTAAATATGAGTTTGATTTTATATATGTATTGGAATATATGGAAAATAACGGAATAAAAGTTGACACTAATAAATTTAAACTTCTAAAAGAGTCAAATGGTAAATTTATTCAAAATTTAACCTCTAAAATATATGAGAGTGCTGGAAGTGAGTTTAATATTAATTCACCTAAACAATTAGGCGAAATTCTTTTTGATCTATTAAAACTTCCACCATCTAAAAAGAGTAAAAGTGGTTATAGTACAAATGAAGTTGTTCTTCAAAAGTTAAAAGAGGAGCATAGTATTATTCCTCTTTTATTGGAGTATAGAGAGGCATCAAAACTACAATCGACTTATATAAAACCTCTTCTAGAACTTGGATTAAAAAACAAAGAGAATAGAGTTTATACATCTTTTTTACAAACAGGAACTGCAACGGGAAGATTAAGTTCAAAAAATCCAAATCTTCAAAATATTCCAGTTAGAAGTGATGCAGGTGGTGAGATTAGAAGTGCTTTTATTCCAAAAGATGGATATAAGTTAGTTGGAATTGACTACTCACAAATAGAGTTAAGACTTTTGGCACATTTTTCTCAAGATGAAGCATTAGTTGAAGCTTTTAGACAAGATAAAGATATTCATAGGCAAACAGCAGTTAAGATTTTTGGTGAAGAACTAGCTGATTCAAAAAGAGCAATTGCAAAATCAATTAACTTTGGACTTTTATATGGAATGGGTAGCAGAAAACTTGGTGATACTTTAGGGATTCCTGCAAAAGAGGCAAAAGTTTATATTGATGCATATTTTGAAAACTTCGTAAGTGTAAAAGAGTATTTGAAATCTATTGAAAATAGGGCAATGACTGATGGTTATGTAGAAACTCTATTGGGAAGAAGAAGAGTTTTTGATTTTGATTCTGCTAATGAAATGATGAAAGCTGCTTTTTTAAGAGAATCTGTAAATACACTTTTTCAAGGAAGTGCAGCAGATTTAATTAAATTATCAATGTTAGAAATTTACAAAAAATACAAAAATGATGCTGATGTCAAGATGCTTTTACAGATTCACGATGAACTAATTTTTGAAGTAAAAGAAGAAAATGTTGATAAAATAACAAAAAATATTGTAGAGATAATGGAAAATATATATAAGTTAATTATACCTTTAAAAGTTTCTAAAAGTATTGGTAACTCTTGGCAGGAGTTAAAGTAA
- a CDS encoding response regulator transcription factor has product MIKTLKNIRKLYNAKLLFVSNDDSLRTTIEKEFDEYFKELSLVKSVSQAIDKVEENNFDMIIIDTDVDAINFDEACTSLTNAAPSLPKIIISNDDNNENIVTAINNSAYTFLTKPLRSKDIKLAVIMCLNQTKRGDKIEFQNGIYFDEYRDQFFKSGGILIDFTRLEKGFMKLLIAKRGEIIDYDTIKSVVWKGKNMSIYTMRNIVNKIRQKTYYEIIKNHSNKGYVIDEPKK; this is encoded by the coding sequence ATGATTAAAACATTAAAAAATATCAGAAAACTATACAATGCTAAGCTACTTTTTGTTAGCAATGATGATAGTTTGAGAACGACAATAGAAAAAGAGTTTGATGAGTACTTTAAAGAACTCTCTTTAGTAAAGAGTGTTAGTCAAGCTATAGACAAAGTTGAAGAAAATAACTTTGATATGATTATAATTGATACGGATGTTGATGCAATTAATTTTGATGAAGCTTGTACAAGTTTGACAAATGCTGCACCATCTTTACCAAAAATTATTATCTCAAATGATGATAATAATGAAAATATTGTTACAGCAATAAATAATAGTGCATATACATTCTTAACAAAACCATTAAGATCAAAAGACATTAAACTTGCTGTTATTATGTGTCTAAATCAGACAAAAAGAGGGGATAAAATTGAATTCCAAAATGGAATTTATTTTGATGAGTATAGAGATCAATTCTTTAAATCAGGTGGAATATTGATTGATTTTACAAGACTTGAAAAAGGTTTTATGAAATTATTAATTGCTAAAAGAGGGGAGATCATAGATTATGATACAATTAAGAGTGTGGTTTGGAAAGGCAAAAATATGTCAATATATACAATGAGAAATATTGTAAATAAAATCAGACAAAAAACGTATTATGAGATAATAAAAAATCATTCAAACAAAGGTTATGTTATTGATGAACCTAAAAAATAG
- a CDS encoding DUF2116 family Zn-ribbon domain-containing protein, with protein MSHCPYCGKKIAMSKAFCSRSCKENYFQLIAIQVPKPFLKRIFVFSTPDEREQEIESFANRHGWRIDLLQKKIDELAVEYGFIESK; from the coding sequence ATGTCACACTGTCCGTACTGTGGGAAAAAGATAGCTATGAGTAAAGCTTTTTGTTCGCGAAGCTGCAAAGAGAATTACTTTCAACTTATAGCAATTCAAGTTCCTAAACCATTTTTAAAAAGAATTTTTGTATTCAGTACCCCTGATGAAAGAGAACAAGAGATTGAGAGTTTTGCAAATAGACATGGTTGGAGAATTGATTTACTGCAAAAGAAAATTGATGAATTAGCAGTAGAGTATGGATTTATCGAATCAAAATAA
- a CDS encoding hybrid sensor histidine kinase/response regulator — MDLSNQNNLNLNIDILNQSNILYAEYDAATKEELLPVLEHYFNKVFIALDGNEALKLYSANKNEIDIILTDVNMPNVSGIDFIKEVRKEDFELPILIITTFNDSDFLLKIIKLNISDYIAKPILVNTTIKVMNRILTNRYNKKLVFKQKKELQLYRDVLDQENLISETDLNGTIIYVNDIFCEVSGYSKEELIGSNHNIIRHPDTSPKIFESLWGTIQNKEVWRGKLKNRAKNGNDYYVKATIFPLLDEDGNIEKYVSSRYLITEDEEEKHKLKKYILQQKTHQIKHQKRLQEEFDDALHYAKMEKDKQVAKFFTGLNDQIKTLKTKNADDRGRILSLEKHLRTSMDKNDDMQKNYQERIEKLYSTATSATNEYQKIKKKYEVINEKFEKSQEGIKVLQGYIDEYREKIKSLEEVIEEYEKGKAQLTTTTK; from the coding sequence ATGGATTTATCGAATCAAAATAACCTTAATCTTAATATTGACATATTAAATCAATCAAATATTTTATATGCTGAATATGATGCAGCAACTAAAGAGGAGCTTCTTCCTGTATTAGAACACTATTTTAATAAAGTATTCATTGCACTTGATGGTAATGAAGCATTGAAGTTATATAGTGCAAATAAAAATGAAATTGATATTATATTAACTGATGTTAATATGCCAAATGTAAGTGGAATTGATTTTATTAAAGAGGTTAGAAAAGAAGATTTTGAATTACCTATTTTAATAATAACTACATTTAATGACTCAGATTTTTTACTTAAAATAATAAAACTTAATATTTCTGACTATATTGCAAAACCAATTTTAGTTAATACAACTATTAAAGTAATGAATAGAATTCTCACAAATAGATATAATAAAAAGCTTGTATTTAAACAAAAAAAAGAACTGCAGCTTTATAGAGATGTTTTAGATCAAGAAAATTTAATTAGTGAAACTGATTTGAATGGTACAATAATTTATGTAAATGATATATTTTGTGAAGTCTCAGGATACAGTAAAGAAGAGCTTATTGGTAGTAATCACAATATAATAAGACATCCTGATACTTCTCCAAAAATTTTTGAATCTCTATGGGGCACAATACAAAATAAAGAAGTATGGAGAGGAAAGTTAAAAAATAGAGCAAAAAATGGTAATGATTATTATGTAAAAGCAACTATTTTCCCACTATTAGATGAAGATGGAAATATTGAAAAATATGTTTCTAGTAGATATTTAATAACAGAAGATGAAGAGGAAAAACATAAACTAAAAAAATATATTTTGCAACAAAAAACCCATCAAATAAAACATCAAAAAAGACTTCAAGAGGAGTTTGATGATGCACTGCATTATGCAAAAATGGAAAAAGACAAACAAGTTGCAAAATTTTTTACAGGATTAAATGATCAAATAAAGACTCTAAAGACTAAAAATGCAGATGACAGAGGAAGAATTCTTTCTTTAGAAAAACATCTTAGAACTTCTATGGATAAAAATGATGATATGCAAAAAAACTATCAAGAGAGGATAGAAAAACTTTATTCAACTGCAACTTCAGCAACAAATGAATATCAAAAAATAAAAAAGAAATATGAAGTTATAAATGAAAAGTTTGAAAAATCACAAGAAGGAATAAAAGTTCTTCAAGGTTATATTGATGAATACAGAGAAAAGATTAAAAGCTTAGAAGAGGTTATTGAAGAGTATGAAAAAGGAAAAGCTCAATTAACTACTACGACAAAGTAG